A window of the Lactuca sativa cultivar Salinas chromosome 7, Lsat_Salinas_v11, whole genome shotgun sequence genome harbors these coding sequences:
- the LOC111893354 gene encoding protein NRT1/ PTR FAMILY 6.2 — protein sequence MDGKQGWTVADAVDYKGFPADRSKTGGWVPAALILGIEICERLSTMGIAVNLVTYLGGTMHLPSSTSANVVTDFLGTSFLLCLLGGFLADSFLGRFKTIVIFACIQTLGTGTLALSTKLPSLRPPPCHSDENCEEANGFQMGILYLALYLIALGTGGLKSSVSGFGTDQFDEKNEAEKTQMAYFFNRFFFFISLGSLTAVTVLVYIQDEVGRSLAYGICTISMFIAILVIMSGIKRYRYKKSAGSPIVNIFQVLVAAIRKRNMNLPYDYNMLHENSPEGSRIHHTDQFRCLDKAAVVAEGDFVKNGSGATLNPWNLCTVTRVEEVKMMTRLLPVWATTILFWTAYAQMITFSVQQASTMERSIGGFRIPAGSLTVFFVLAILLTCAIYDCFIIPLWKKWKGKPGFTDLQRMALGLILSTLGMAAAAVVEMKRLSVAKAVGGTTTVNPLPISVFMLIPQFFLVGAGEAFIYTGQLDFFITRSPKSMKTMSTGLFLTTLALGFFMSSFLVSVVKKVTGSHGGEGWLADDIDNGRLDCFYGLLAILGVINFGVYLVVARWNKKDDKAVEMESVV from the exons atg GATGGAAAGCAGGGTTGGACCGTTGCTGATGCAGTAGACTACAAGGGGTTCCCAGCTGATAGGTCCAAAACCGGCGGTTGGGTACCTGCTGCCCTAATTCTTG GGATTGAAATATGTGAGAGGCTTTCAACAATGGGAATAGCAGTGAACTTGGTGACATATTTGGGTGGAACCATGCACCTCCCTAGCTCAACTTCAGCCAATGTGGTGACTGATTTTTTAGGCACATCTTTCCTCTTGTGTCTACTTGGTGGCTTTTTAGCTGACTCATTTCTTGGTAGATTCAAAACGATTGTCATCTTTGCCTGTATTCAAACACTA GGAACTGGAACGCTagcattgtcaaccaaattgccAAGCTTAAGGCCACCACCATGCCACTCCGACGAAAACTGTGAAGAAGCAAATGGATTCCAAATGGGAATTCTCTACCTTGCTCTATATCTCATTGCACTTGGCACAGGTGGCCTGAAATCAAGCGTTTCGGGATTTGGAACTGACCAATTTGATGAGAAGAACGAAGCGGAAAAGACACAAATGGCTTATTTCTTCAATaggttcttcttcttcatcagtcTGGGATCATTGACCGCAGTTACAGTACTAGTGTACATACAGGATGAAGTTGGTCGAAGTTTGGCTTATGGGATTTGTACAATCTCCATGTTCATCGCTATCTTGGTGATCATGTCGGGGATTAAAAGATATCGGTACAAGAAAAGCGCAGGAAGCCCTATTGTCAACATTTTTCAAGTGTTAGTCGCTGCTATAAGGAAGAGGAATATGAATCTTCCTTACGACTATAACATGTTGCATGAAAACTCTCCCGAGGGCTCAAGAATCCATCACACAGATCAATTTCG TTGTTTGGATAAGGCTGCGGTTGTAGCAGAAGGAGATTTTGTGAAAAATGGCTCGGGTGCTACTCTGAATCCATGGAACTTATGCACGGTGACaagggtggaggaagtgaaaatGATGACCAGGTTGTTGCCGGTGTGGGCAACAACCATACTGTTCTGGACGGCGTATGCTCAGATGATCACTTTCTCCGTTCAGCAAGCTTCCACCATGGAAAGATCCATCGGAGGGTTTAGAATCCCCGCAGGATCTCTTACTGTGTTCTTTGTGCTTGCCATACTGCTAACTTGCGCCATCTACGACTGCTTCATCATCCCGCTATGGAAGAAATGGAAAGGAAAGCCAGGTTTCACTGATCTACAAAGAATGGCGTTAGGGTTGATCCTCTCAACCCTAGGCATGGCGGCAGCTGCGGTGGTTGAAATGAAGCGATTATCGGTGGCTAAAGCAGTTGGCGGAACCACCACTGTGAATCCACTTCCGATAAGTGTATTCATGCTCATTCCACAGTTCTTCCTGGTGGGTGCCGGCGAGGCGTTTATATATACAGGCCAACTTGATTTCTTCATCACAAGATCACCGAAAAGCATGAAGACGATGAGCACAGGGCTCTTCCTCACGACTCTTGCACTTGGGTTTTTCATGAGCAGCTTTCTGGTGTCTGTTGTGAAGAAGGTAACCGGAAGCCACGGTGGAGAAGGGTGGCTTGCCGACGACATTGATAATGGAAGACTGGATTGTTTCTATGGATTGTTGGCGATTTTGGGTGTGATAAACTTTGGCGTTTATCTGGTGGTGGCAAGGTGGAACAAGAAAGATGATAAAGCAGTAGAAATGGAGAGTGTGGTTTAA